One genomic window of Sodaliphilus pleomorphus includes the following:
- a CDS encoding AMP-dependent synthetase/ligase yields MNEFVDLITRQAERYGDREALRYRDYVTQAWTSMSWNRFKRDIEREARALYKTGVEPQGKIAIFTQNCPEILVSHFAAFYNRAVPVPIYATSSKSEAKYIIDDSGSRVLFAGDQRQYELGLQLLDECESLAYLVTLDPRVERLPHDKVSLTYEQFMQLGDDKDLQNEVDKRRAAGVPSDVMYLIYTSGTTGEPKGVMLTHANFNAAMLAHSMRITDLDPDNDISLSFLPFSHVFELGWTMVCLIHGVRVAINLNPKEIQKAVKEIQPTCMCSVPRFWEKVYTAINDNVSHAKPVVRMFFKRAIACGIKRNMKYTRLGRKVPALLEREYKYFDKKVFSRLRAAIGVVNPHFYPTAGAMLSDNITEFLHGIGINIVIGYGLSETNASVSFYVAPGWELGTVGTPLPGLKVKIGDQNEILVKGPTVMKGYYNKPEETAQAIDRDGWFHTGDCGELTESGQLVLTERLKDLYKTSNGKYIAPQVLETALAQDKFIEQVAVIGNGRKFVSALIVPSYEQLRAYALKKHIAFASTEDLVNNPDIHKMMEERINSYQKDMASYEQIKRFIIMPRMFTMETGELTNTLKIRRPVILKRYSKLIDAIYAIDYKKKP; encoded by the coding sequence ATGAACGAATTTGTTGACTTGATCACCCGCCAGGCAGAACGCTACGGCGACCGAGAGGCACTACGATATAGAGACTATGTGACGCAAGCATGGACTTCGATGTCCTGGAACCGTTTCAAGCGCGATATTGAGCGCGAAGCCCGCGCACTATATAAAACCGGGGTTGAGCCGCAGGGCAAGATTGCCATCTTCACCCAGAACTGCCCCGAGATCCTCGTCTCGCACTTTGCGGCGTTCTACAACCGCGCCGTCCCGGTGCCCATCTATGCCACCAGCAGCAAGAGCGAGGCCAAGTATATCATCGACGACAGTGGCTCGCGCGTGCTTTTTGCCGGCGACCAGCGCCAGTATGAGCTGGGATTACAACTGCTCGACGAGTGCGAGTCGCTTGCCTATTTGGTCACGCTCGACCCTCGTGTTGAGCGCCTGCCCCACGACAAGGTGAGCTTGACCTATGAGCAATTTATGCAGCTCGGCGACGACAAAGACCTCCAGAACGAAGTCGACAAGCGTCGTGCCGCAGGGGTCCCGTCCGACGTGATGTATCTCATCTACACCAGCGGCACTACCGGAGAGCCCAAGGGAGTGATGCTCACCCATGCCAACTTCAATGCCGCCATGCTGGCTCACAGCATGCGCATCACCGACCTCGACCCCGACAACGATATCTCGTTGAGCTTCCTGCCCTTCAGCCACGTTTTTGAGCTGGGGTGGACCATGGTGTGCCTCATTCACGGCGTGCGTGTCGCCATCAACTTGAATCCTAAGGAAATCCAGAAGGCTGTGAAAGAAATTCAACCCACCTGCATGTGCAGTGTGCCGCGCTTCTGGGAGAAAGTGTACACGGCCATCAACGACAATGTGTCGCACGCCAAGCCGGTGGTGCGCATGTTCTTCAAGCGCGCCATTGCATGCGGCATAAAGCGTAACATGAAGTATACAAGGCTGGGCCGCAAGGTGCCGGCTCTGCTCGAGCGCGAGTATAAGTACTTCGACAAGAAAGTGTTCAGCCGGCTGCGTGCAGCCATTGGCGTGGTCAATCCCCACTTCTATCCCACGGCAGGGGCCATGCTGAGCGACAATATCACCGAGTTTCTGCATGGCATAGGCATCAACATCGTCATTGGCTACGGCCTGAGCGAGACCAATGCCTCGGTGAGCTTCTATGTTGCTCCTGGCTGGGAACTTGGCACTGTGGGCACGCCGCTGCCTGGCCTGAAGGTGAAGATAGGCGACCAAAACGAGATTCTGGTCAAGGGCCCCACGGTGATGAAGGGCTACTACAACAAGCCCGAGGAGACTGCCCAGGCCATCGACCGCGACGGGTGGTTCCACACGGGCGACTGCGGTGAGCTCACCGAGTCGGGACAGCTCGTGCTCACCGAGCGGCTCAAAGACCTCTACAAGACCAGCAATGGCAAGTATATTGCTCCCCAAGTGCTCGAGACTGCACTTGCACAAGACAAGTTTATCGAGCAAGTGGCGGTGATAGGCAATGGCCGCAAGTTTGTGTCGGCTCTCATCGTGCCCTCCTATGAGCAGTTGCGTGCCTATGCCCTCAAGAAGCACATCGCCTTTGCCAGCACCGAGGATCTGGTCAACAACCCCGACATACACAAGATGATGGAAGAGCGCATCAACAGTTATCAGAAAGACATGGCCAGTTATGAGCAAATCAAGCGGTTCATCATCATGCCCCGCATGTTCACGATGGAGACAGGCGAGCTCACCAACACGCTCAAGATACGTCGCCCGGTCATCCTCAAGCGCTATTCCAAGCTCATCGATGCCATCTACGCCATCGATTACAAGAAGAAACCGTAA
- the prfB gene encoding peptide chain release factor 2 (programmed frameshift) — MITADQLKEIQERKDALRRYLDIDNKKIEVEEEELRTHVPDFWQDQKAAEKQMKKIKLLHFWIDSCTAVEKAVDEVTLGFDFVKEGVIDEQELDKLYADALDKIEKLELRNMLRHDEDKMDAILKINSGAGGTESQDWASMLMRMYLRWCEKHGYKTAIEHMVDGDEAGIKSVTISITGDFAYGYLKSENGVHRLVRVSPYNAQGKRMTSFASVFVTPLVDDTIEIHLDPARISWDTFRSGGAGGQNVNKVESGVRVRYQYKDPYTGEEEEILVENTETRDQPKNRENALRNLKSILYNKELEHRREEQRKVEDSKKKIEWGSQIRSYVFDDRRVKDHRTGYQTSDVGGVMDGDIDGFIKAYLMEFNED; from the exons ATGATTACTGCTGACCAACTAAAAGAGATACAAGAACGCAAGGATGCGTTGAGGAGGTATCTT GACATCGACAACAAGAAAATCGAAGTAGAAGAAGAAGAATTGCGCACGCATGTGCCCGACTTCTGGCAGGACCAAAAGGCTGCCGAGAAGCAGATGAAGAAAATCAAGCTGCTGCACTTCTGGATCGACAGCTGCACCGCAGTGGAAAAGGCCGTCGACGAGGTGACCTTGGGTTTCGACTTTGTGAAGGAGGGCGTCATCGACGAGCAGGAGCTCGACAAGCTCTATGCCGACGCGCTCGACAAGATCGAAAAGCTCGAGTTGCGCAACATGCTGCGGCACGACGAGGACAAGATGGATGCCATCTTGAAAATCAACTCGGGGGCCGGCGGCACCGAGAGCCAGGACTGGGCCTCGATGCTCATGCGCATGTACTTGCGCTGGTGTGAGAAGCATGGCTACAAGACTGCCATCGAGCACATGGTCGACGGCGACGAGGCCGGCATCAAGTCGGTCACGATAAGCATCACCGGCGACTTTGCCTATGGCTATCTCAAGAGTGAGAACGGTGTGCACCGCCTGGTGCGTGTGTCGCCCTACAACGCGCAGGGCAAGCGCATGACTTCGTTTGCCTCGGTGTTTGTCACCCCGCTGGTCGACGACACGATCGAGATACATCTCGACCCGGCCCGCATCAGCTGGGACACCTTCCGCAGCGGCGGTGCAGGTGGCCAGAACGTGAACAAGGTGGAGTCGGGCGTGCGTGTGCGCTACCAGTACAAGGACCCTTACACTGGCGAGGAGGAAGAGATTCTCGTCGAGAACACCGAGACTCGCGACCAGCCCAAAAACCGTGAGAACGCATTGCGCAACCTCAAGTCGATACTCTACAACAAGGAACTCGAGCATCGTCGCGAGGAGCAGCGCAAGGTGGAGGACTCCAAGAAGAAAATAGAGTGGGGCAGCCAGATAAGGAGCTACGTCTTTGACGACCGTCGAGTGAAGGACCACCGCACCGGTTACCAAACCAGCGACGTGGGCGGTGTCATGGACGGTGACATCGACGGCTTTATCAAGGCCTATCTCATGGAGTTTAACGAGGATTGA
- the argB gene encoding acetylglutamate kinase codes for MEKLLVVKVGGKVVENASSLQAMLARFAAHEGRKVLVHGGGVMATSVARAMGVDTTMVEGRRITGDKMIDVVTMVYGGLVNKRIVAMLECMGLNAVGLCGADMNIMLSTKRPVVDGIDYGWVGDVKRVDAHALSTLVEAGVVPVLAPLTHDGKGHILNTNADTIAAETARSLASRYDVTLVYCFEKNGVLLDPGDDGSVIASLQLRQFQELKASGVINQGMIPKLSNAFKALQSGVREVVITSVAHLDDLSQGTHLQ; via the coding sequence ATGGAAAAACTGCTCGTGGTGAAAGTAGGAGGCAAGGTCGTGGAAAACGCCTCGTCGCTCCAAGCCATGCTTGCCCGCTTTGCTGCCCACGAGGGCCGCAAGGTGCTTGTGCACGGCGGCGGCGTGATGGCTACCAGTGTGGCTCGTGCTATGGGGGTCGACACGACGATGGTCGAAGGCCGTCGCATCACCGGCGACAAGATGATCGACGTGGTGACCATGGTATATGGCGGGCTTGTCAACAAGCGCATTGTGGCCATGCTTGAGTGCATGGGCCTCAATGCCGTGGGCCTGTGCGGGGCCGACATGAATATCATGCTCAGCACCAAGCGGCCTGTGGTCGATGGCATCGACTATGGTTGGGTGGGCGATGTGAAACGGGTCGACGCCCACGCCTTGTCGACGCTTGTCGAGGCTGGCGTGGTTCCTGTCCTGGCACCGCTCACTCACGATGGCAAGGGCCATATCTTGAACACCAATGCCGACACTATCGCTGCCGAGACTGCCAGGAGCCTGGCGTCGCGCTACGACGTGACGCTGGTGTATTGTTTTGAAAAGAACGGCGTCTTGCTCGACCCCGGCGATGACGGCAGCGTGATTGCTTCGCTCCAGCTCCGGCAATTTCAGGAGCTCAAGGCCTCAGGTGTCATCAACCAAGGCATGATACCAAAACTCAGCAATGCCTTCAAGGCTCTGCAGAGCGGGGTGCGTGAAGTTGTCATTACCAGTGTCGCACATCTCGACGACCTCTCGCAGGGCACTCACCTGCAGTGA
- a CDS encoding WG repeat-containing protein: MKRFFVYTGILVLAAQAQAQVRITPEFKAAVAKYDIVQTFHNGYAAVCRDGKWGYIDSTGTEVIPCFIPRKYDVCTDRQDYGFYRDNGYVRDFADGMVAVAKEVSGAQQSYDRQLKWGYMDATGRQVVDYIYDEAADFSEGLAYVYNDTCCGFIDKTGAKVIDASRYAADGAIYSFHNGLACIMKGDDNGAKYGYIDRKGNEVVPCIYDEAHDFAQGLAAVAVYKEDDNDDMFPYVYSFIDTKGNKQFSLKQGLKPGQFHDGMAWVTADERQFGFIDTTGAETIARHYATDEVAMTRFVSDFSEGYVMVGQETGAAGDTATRVYRLLSKQQVLLPFAVDGNVHQGLALNDKDGKFGFVDPEGKQVIPCQFDYTQPCVTGELLNASYVFNQGVAAVRKGGKWGYVDLQGNTTFK; this comes from the coding sequence ATGAAACGTTTCTTTGTTTATACAGGCATTCTTGTGCTTGCGGCTCAGGCCCAGGCCCAAGTGCGCATCACCCCCGAGTTTAAGGCAGCTGTTGCCAAGTACGACATCGTGCAGACCTTTCACAACGGCTATGCTGCCGTGTGCCGCGATGGCAAGTGGGGCTATATCGACTCTACCGGCACCGAGGTGATACCTTGCTTCATTCCCCGCAAGTATGATGTGTGCACCGACAGGCAGGACTATGGCTTCTATCGCGACAACGGCTATGTGCGCGACTTTGCCGACGGCATGGTGGCTGTGGCCAAGGAAGTGTCGGGTGCCCAGCAGAGTTACGACCGCCAACTCAAGTGGGGCTACATGGACGCTACGGGCCGTCAGGTAGTCGACTACATCTACGATGAGGCTGCCGACTTCAGCGAGGGCCTTGCCTATGTGTACAACGACACCTGTTGCGGCTTTATCGACAAGACTGGCGCCAAGGTGATCGATGCCTCGCGCTATGCTGCCGACGGTGCCATCTATTCTTTTCACAATGGGCTGGCCTGCATCATGAAGGGTGACGACAATGGTGCCAAATACGGCTATATCGACCGCAAGGGCAACGAGGTGGTGCCTTGCATCTACGACGAGGCCCACGACTTTGCCCAGGGGCTTGCAGCTGTGGCTGTGTATAAGGAAGACGACAACGACGACATGTTCCCCTATGTGTACAGCTTCATCGACACCAAGGGCAACAAGCAGTTCAGCCTCAAGCAAGGCCTCAAGCCAGGGCAATTCCACGATGGCATGGCATGGGTCACTGCCGATGAGCGCCAGTTTGGTTTTATCGACACCACGGGTGCCGAGACCATAGCCCGGCACTATGCAACCGACGAGGTGGCCATGACCCGTTTTGTTTCCGATTTCAGCGAGGGCTATGTCATGGTAGGGCAGGAGACAGGCGCTGCGGGCGACACGGCCACACGTGTCTACCGCCTGTTGAGCAAGCAGCAGGTGCTCTTGCCGTTTGCCGTCGATGGAAATGTGCACCAGGGCCTGGCACTCAACGACAAGGACGGAAAATTCGGCTTTGTCGACCCCGAGGGCAAGCAGGTCATACCCTGCCAGTTTGACTACACCCAACCCTGCGTGACAGGTGAGCTGCTCAATGCCTCCTATGTGTTCAACCAGGGTGTAGCTGCAGTGCGCAAGGGGGGCAAGTGGGGCTATGTCGATCTGCAGGGCAACACAACCTTCAAGTGA
- a CDS encoding aspartate-semialdehyde dehydrogenase has protein sequence MKVAIVGASGAVGQEFMKVLDEQNFPVDELVLFGSERSAGRIFTFRGKDYVVQLLRHNDDFKDIDIAFVSAGANTAKEFAPTITKHGCIMIDNSSQFRLDDDVPLVVPEVNPEDALNAPRGIIANPNCTTILMVVALKPLERLSHIKNIQVATYQAASGAGLEAMDELALQHAEIAFNHDEITVRHFQHQLAYNVIPHIDVFQPNGYTREEEKMYNETRKIMHSDVRVSATCVRVPVMRSHSEAIWIETERPISPDEARRAFMSAPGLVVYDNPYTNKYPMPLFVNHKDPVYVGRIREDLSSDNGLTFWIVGDQIKKGAALNAVQIGQYLLQHGLNR, from the coding sequence ATGAAAGTAGCAATCGTAGGCGCCAGCGGCGCAGTAGGACAAGAATTCATGAAAGTGCTCGACGAGCAGAACTTTCCCGTCGACGAGTTGGTGTTATTTGGGTCGGAACGCAGTGCAGGGCGCATCTTCACCTTCCGCGGAAAAGACTATGTTGTGCAACTGCTGCGTCACAACGACGACTTCAAAGACATCGACATCGCCTTTGTATCGGCAGGTGCCAACACGGCCAAGGAATTTGCTCCCACTATCACCAAGCACGGGTGCATCATGATCGACAACTCAAGCCAGTTTCGCCTTGACGACGACGTGCCCCTGGTCGTGCCCGAGGTGAACCCTGAGGACGCACTCAACGCCCCCCGTGGCATCATAGCCAACCCCAACTGTACCACCATACTCATGGTAGTAGCACTCAAGCCACTCGAGCGCCTGTCGCACATCAAAAACATTCAGGTGGCCACCTATCAGGCAGCCAGCGGTGCCGGTCTCGAGGCTATGGACGAGCTGGCCCTGCAACATGCCGAGATTGCATTCAACCACGACGAGATCACGGTGCGCCACTTCCAGCACCAGCTGGCCTACAACGTGATACCTCACATCGACGTGTTCCAGCCCAACGGTTACACGCGCGAGGAAGAGAAGATGTACAACGAGACACGCAAAATCATGCACAGCGATGTGCGCGTGAGTGCCACGTGCGTGCGTGTGCCCGTGATGCGCTCCCACAGCGAGGCTATATGGATAGAGACCGAGCGCCCCATAAGCCCCGACGAGGCCCGACGTGCCTTCATGAGTGCTCCAGGACTGGTAGTATATGACAACCCCTATACCAACAAATACCCCATGCCTCTTTTTGTAAACCATAAAGACCCCGTCTACGTGGGGCGCATACGTGAGGACTTGAGCAGCGACAACGGCCTCACCTTCTGGATTGTGGGCGACCAAATCAAGAAAGGCGCAGCGCTCAATGCCGTGCAAATAGGCCAGTACCTGCTGCAACACGGGCTGAACCGATAA
- a CDS encoding glycosyltransferase family 2 protein, whose translation MSIVIPVYNRAQVVQRTLASVLAQTFRPVQVVLVDNCSTDSTLHVLNDFKARYSACDFEVIVTQEEQHTAGAARNRGFTEAGGDWVMFFDSDDEMHPRLVERYMSKLKGNDIVAVKARLHKADGSYSNLAFATRDILANQIIHSILGTQRYCVRSKFVAQAGLWDDSLASWNDWELGVRMLLKHPKMAFIDDTLVTINESGKDSITGTGFGPKHGQWEQVIDQVEREIAESHVTDRDRYLRLLDYKRVVLAAHYSREGHDDWAQALYSQAMARLGSKWLTRAVVPMLYGRIKRGKRGSGQIARIII comes from the coding sequence ATGTCGATTGTAATACCCGTCTACAACAGGGCCCAAGTGGTGCAACGCACACTGGCCTCGGTGCTTGCCCAGACTTTCAGGCCAGTGCAGGTGGTGCTTGTCGACAATTGCAGCACCGACTCTACCCTGCATGTGCTCAACGACTTCAAGGCCAGATACTCGGCCTGCGACTTTGAGGTGATCGTGACCCAGGAAGAGCAACACACCGCCGGAGCAGCCCGCAACCGTGGGTTTACCGAGGCTGGCGGCGATTGGGTGATGTTTTTCGACAGCGACGACGAGATGCACCCCAGGCTGGTGGAACGGTACATGTCGAAGCTCAAGGGCAACGACATCGTGGCCGTTAAGGCTCGCCTGCACAAGGCCGACGGCAGCTATAGCAACTTGGCTTTTGCCACCCGCGACATACTGGCCAACCAAATCATACACAGCATACTGGGCACCCAGCGCTATTGCGTGCGCAGCAAGTTTGTGGCCCAGGCCGGGCTGTGGGACGACAGCCTGGCAAGCTGGAACGACTGGGAGCTGGGTGTGCGCATGTTGCTCAAGCATCCCAAGATGGCCTTTATCGACGACACGCTGGTCACCATCAACGAGAGTGGCAAGGACTCTATCACTGGCACCGGCTTCGGACCCAAGCATGGCCAATGGGAGCAGGTGATCGACCAGGTGGAGCGAGAAATTGCCGAGAGCCACGTGACCGACCGAGACCGCTACCTGAGGCTACTCGACTACAAGCGCGTGGTGCTTGCTGCCCACTACAGCCGCGAGGGCCACGACGATTGGGCCCAAGCCCTGTATAGCCAGGCCATGGCCAGGCTTGGCAGCAAGTGGCTCACACGGGCTGTGGTGCCCATGCTCTACGGGCGCATCAAGCGCGGCAAGCGCGGCTCGGGTCAAATTGCAAGGATAATCATTTAG
- a CDS encoding glycosyltransferase family 1 protein translates to MKVLFVGDASNMHNCLAVQLRRMGHTAVVASNGSRWMDTARDIDISRRPGLMGTAGYLAKLLCNLHKMQGYDVVQLCGPIFLELKPWRIRPVFDFLKRHNRRIVLSALNTDYLYYTACHDGHTYRYSDYMVGDKPSPFVNSSEYINQHQDNWKQPYMKAHFDYIGQRVDGAVACLWEYYVAYKPVFGDKVVYAGIPIDTASIAPRYIDSTPGKVRFFIGIQRDRNVVKGTDRLLAALKRVHERFPGECELDVVESVPYAQYLDRMSHSHVILDQLYSYTPATNALLAMAQGLVAVSGAEPEYYDLIGEHDNHPIINVVPSPEGDIEQKLEWIVKHRDQLPRLSRESRAFVEKHNAAPVVAQRYLSFWKSLLG, encoded by the coding sequence ATGAAAGTACTTTTTGTAGGCGATGCCAGCAACATGCACAACTGCCTGGCCGTGCAGCTGCGGCGCATGGGCCACACGGCTGTCGTGGCCTCCAACGGGTCGCGATGGATGGACACGGCCCGCGACATCGACATCAGCCGTCGTCCGGGATTGATGGGCACTGCCGGTTACCTGGCCAAGCTCTTGTGCAACCTGCACAAGATGCAGGGCTACGACGTGGTGCAGCTGTGCGGCCCCATCTTCTTGGAACTCAAGCCCTGGCGCATAAGGCCTGTGTTTGATTTCCTCAAGCGTCACAACCGCCGCATCGTGCTCTCGGCCTTGAACACCGACTACCTCTACTACACTGCCTGCCACGACGGGCACACCTATCGCTACAGCGACTACATGGTGGGCGACAAGCCATCGCCGTTTGTCAACTCGTCGGAGTATATCAATCAGCATCAAGACAACTGGAAGCAACCCTACATGAAAGCCCACTTCGACTATATAGGGCAGCGCGTCGACGGCGCTGTGGCCTGCCTGTGGGAGTACTATGTGGCCTATAAGCCTGTGTTTGGCGACAAGGTGGTGTATGCCGGCATTCCCATCGACACGGCTTCGATTGCACCTCGCTACATCGACTCAACGCCTGGCAAGGTGCGCTTTTTCATAGGCATTCAGCGCGATCGCAATGTCGTGAAAGGCACCGACAGGCTGCTTGCTGCGCTCAAGCGCGTGCATGAGCGTTTCCCCGGCGAGTGCGAGCTTGATGTGGTCGAGAGCGTGCCCTATGCCCAGTATCTCGACCGCATGAGTCACAGCCATGTGATACTCGACCAGCTCTATAGCTACACCCCTGCCACCAATGCCTTGCTGGCGATGGCCCAGGGGCTGGTGGCCGTGTCGGGTGCCGAGCCTGAGTACTACGACCTCATAGGCGAGCACGACAATCACCCGATTATCAATGTCGTGCCCTCTCCCGAAGGCGATATTGAGCAAAAACTGGAGTGGATCGTGAAGCACCGCGACCAGTTGCCGCGGTTGAGCCGTGAGAGCCGCGCCTTTGTAGAAAAACATAACGCTGCACCTGTCGTGGCACAGCGTTACTTGTCGTTCTGGAAGAGCCTGCTGGGCTAA
- a CDS encoding TlpA disulfide reductase family protein yields the protein MKKYISLVTMLVLIAALTACNSNNRFKIEGKIAGANDSTQLWLEASSNGDWYTVDSTRANGSGDFQLAEDAPEYPNIYRLRCGDKSIYFPVDSTETLSITTSIKAFDTHYTITGSSDAEQVAKIDKQAMKYAGGRASQATLEAWKKKLAADVIIKDPASMVSYYLINKYIDNRPLYDPMNDFDMKIIGAVANAFNSYRKGDPRTQYLVQMTLDGQRRRREAMGYRGTTMQAEQINLIDIKLQDANGKIHSLAQESGHGKVTLLNFTMYDQQFSPALNKLLNDLYKQYNGKLHIFQVGLDENVSQWREAAHNLPWTAVYDADGQSSRNASAYQVTQLPTVFIIDSKGEIVERVENMLQLQNKVAKYM from the coding sequence ATGAAGAAATACATTTCTCTTGTAACCATGCTGGTGCTCATCGCTGCATTGACAGCATGCAACAGCAACAACCGATTTAAGATCGAAGGAAAGATAGCCGGGGCCAACGACTCGACCCAACTCTGGCTCGAAGCCTCGAGCAACGGCGACTGGTATACCGTAGACTCGACCCGCGCCAACGGCAGCGGCGACTTCCAACTGGCCGAGGACGCCCCAGAGTATCCCAACATCTACCGCCTGCGCTGCGGCGACAAGTCGATTTATTTCCCTGTCGACAGCACCGAGACGCTCAGCATCACTACCAGCATCAAGGCCTTCGACACGCACTACACCATCACGGGCAGCAGCGACGCCGAGCAAGTGGCCAAAATCGACAAGCAGGCCATGAAATATGCCGGCGGCCGTGCAAGCCAGGCAACTCTCGAGGCATGGAAGAAGAAACTTGCTGCCGACGTGATCATCAAGGACCCTGCAAGCATGGTATCTTACTACTTGATCAACAAGTATATCGACAATCGCCCGCTATATGACCCGATGAACGACTTCGACATGAAAATCATTGGGGCTGTGGCCAACGCCTTCAACAGCTATCGCAAGGGCGACCCCCGCACCCAATATCTGGTGCAGATGACACTCGACGGCCAGCGCCGCCGGCGCGAGGCCATGGGCTATCGCGGAACCACCATGCAGGCCGAGCAAATCAACCTGATCGACATCAAGTTGCAAGATGCCAACGGCAAGATTCACAGTCTGGCCCAGGAATCGGGCCATGGCAAGGTGACGTTGCTCAATTTCACGATGTACGACCAGCAATTCTCGCCGGCACTCAACAAGCTGCTCAACGACCTCTACAAGCAATACAATGGCAAGCTGCACATCTTCCAAGTGGGGCTTGACGAGAACGTGAGCCAGTGGCGCGAGGCTGCACACAACTTGCCTTGGACAGCCGTGTACGATGCCGATGGGCAGTCGTCGCGCAACGCGTCGGCCTATCAAGTGACCCAGCTGCCCACCGTGTTTATCATCGACAGCAAGGGCGAGATTGTGGAACGTGTAGAAAACATGCTCCAACTCCAGAACAAGGTAGCAAAATACATGTAA
- a CDS encoding metallophosphoesterase produces the protein MKWFFLSMTLIVAVPDAYIFATLIAGHVPALWAAAWWVPTAVIMGLLVSLLGRYRLGRLRAFFALFSLISVPKLAFAVFALLGQVAGLHCQGIAVGLCAVAAVLLAVLYGATLGCSKLKVNNYDLDYDDLPAECDGLRLVQISDFHLGTYGHSNRFVGKVVDTVLGLKPDLIVFTGDLINVDEHEVTPHTHELQRLKAPLGVYSIMGNHDYNGNVTALEDYERNTLGWDLLLNENRVLSRSTAPGSNVASAPVYLIGVQNTSYAVFVSRGNLRQAMQGVPAGAFKILLTHDPNHWRHEVVPRTSIQLTLSGHTHAGQLRIGNWSPIQYTYPEWGGLYNDAQHGLGGSGKRMLLVSSGIGGTNHFRLGACPEVNLVILHRKK, from the coding sequence ATGAAATGGTTTTTCTTGTCGATGACACTCATCGTGGCTGTGCCCGACGCCTACATCTTTGCCACGCTCATTGCAGGCCACGTACCTGCCCTGTGGGCTGCTGCCTGGTGGGTGCCCACGGCCGTCATCATGGGACTCTTGGTGTCGCTCTTGGGGCGTTACAGGCTGGGGCGGCTACGGGCATTTTTTGCGCTGTTCTCGCTCATTTCGGTGCCCAAGCTGGCGTTTGCCGTGTTTGCGCTTTTAGGGCAAGTCGCAGGCTTGCACTGTCAAGGCATAGCCGTGGGGCTGTGTGCCGTGGCTGCGGTGCTGCTTGCTGTACTCTATGGTGCTACGCTGGGCTGCAGCAAGCTCAAGGTGAACAACTACGACCTGGACTACGATGACCTGCCAGCAGAGTGCGACGGGCTGCGACTGGTGCAAATCAGCGATTTCCATCTGGGCACCTACGGACACAGCAACCGCTTTGTAGGCAAAGTCGTCGACACAGTTCTCGGCTTGAAACCCGACTTGATCGTGTTTACCGGCGATCTCATCAACGTTGACGAGCACGAAGTGACTCCCCACACCCATGAGCTGCAACGCCTCAAGGCCCCGCTGGGCGTGTACAGCATCATGGGCAACCACGACTACAACGGCAATGTGACAGCCCTTGAGGACTATGAACGCAACACACTGGGCTGGGACTTGCTGCTCAACGAGAACCGGGTCTTGAGCCGCTCGACTGCACCAGGCAGCAACGTTGCAAGTGCCCCGGTCTACTTGATAGGTGTGCAAAACACGAGCTACGCCGTCTTTGTGTCGCGAGGCAACTTGCGCCAAGCCATGCAGGGAGTGCCTGCCGGGGCCTTCAAGATACTCTTGACCCACGACCCCAACCACTGGCGGCACGAGGTGGTGCCGCGCACCTCGATACAGCTCACGCTATCGGGACACACCCACGCCGGGCAACTCAGGATAGGCAACTGGTCGCCCATCCAATACACCTACCCCGAGTGGGGCGGACTCTACAACGATGCCCAGCATGGACTGGGAGGCTCGGGCAAGAGGATGCTCCTGGTGTCGTCAGGGATAGGAGGAACCAACCACTTCCGTCTGGGAGCGTGTCCCGAGGTAAATCTCGTGATTTTGCACCGCAAGAAATGA